A genomic segment from Anaerolineae bacterium encodes:
- a CDS encoding Gfo/Idh/MocA family oxidoreductase translates to MEKVRVGVIGSGFIGHIHVDGLKRVPEAEIVAVASRTPGKARRFADERGIPYAYEDYRQLLARDDIQAVTVGVPNYLHEEVVIAAAEAGKHIMCEKPFTTTMRAARNMLAAVRNAGVKLVYGEMLCFAPKYVRAKRLVEEGALGKVFLVKQSEEHDGPHSPWFWDVNLSGGGVLLDMGCHSIEFARWILDRPQVRSVGATLGTFVHRDRTQGEDHAICIIEFENDAIAIAENSWAKTGGIDDRCEIYGSKGNTRADLIHGNALITHSKVGYGYAVEKADTTVGWTFTGFEEEWNYGFPQEMQHFINVIKGREEPVERGEDGLEVLKIIHAAYQSAGEGRKITWPYEPPDVQKPIDLWLKA, encoded by the coding sequence ATGGAAAAGGTTCGTGTTGGCGTGATCGGCAGCGGGTTTATCGGCCACATTCACGTCGATGGCCTCAAGCGGGTGCCGGAGGCGGAGATCGTCGCTGTGGCGTCGCGCACGCCCGGCAAGGCCCGCCGCTTCGCCGATGAGCGGGGCATCCCGTATGCTTACGAGGACTACCGCCAGCTGCTGGCGCGGGATGACATCCAGGCGGTAACCGTTGGCGTGCCGAATTACCTGCACGAGGAAGTCGTGATCGCCGCGGCGGAAGCGGGCAAACATATCATGTGCGAGAAGCCGTTCACGACGACCATGCGTGCGGCCCGCAATATGCTGGCGGCGGTCAGGAACGCCGGGGTCAAGCTGGTCTACGGCGAGATGTTGTGCTTTGCGCCCAAGTATGTCCGCGCCAAGCGGCTGGTGGAGGAGGGCGCGCTGGGTAAGGTGTTCCTGGTCAAGCAGAGCGAGGAGCATGACGGCCCACACTCGCCCTGGTTCTGGGATGTCAATCTGTCGGGTGGCGGCGTGCTGCTGGACATGGGCTGCCACTCGATCGAGTTCGCCCGCTGGATCCTGGACCGGCCGCAGGTGCGCAGCGTTGGCGCCACGCTGGGCACGTTCGTGCACCGTGACCGCACGCAGGGCGAGGATCACGCGATCTGCATCATCGAATTCGAAAACGACGCCATCGCTATCGCCGAGAATAGCTGGGCCAAGACCGGCGGCATCGATGACCGTTGTGAGATCTACGGCTCCAAAGGCAACACGCGGGCTGACCTGATTCATGGCAACGCCCTGATCACCCACAGTAAAGTCGGCTACGGTTACGCCGTGGAAAAGGCTGATACCACCGTTGGCTGGACCTTCACCGGTTTTGAGGAAGAGTGGAACTATGGTTTCCCGCAGGAAATGCAGCACTTCATCAACGTGATCAAGGGCCGCGAGGAGCCGGTCGAGCGCGGCGAAGACGGCCTGGAGGTGCTGAAGATCATCCATGCAGCGTACCAGTCGGCGGGCGAGGGGCGTAAGATCACCTGGCCCTATGAGCCGCCTGACGTCCAGAAGCCGATTGACCTGTGGCTGAAGGCCTGA